The genomic region ATTGGTATCATTATTTATCCGCCGGAGCAATATCTTAAATGTTCCAGGAAAAATGAGAAAATCTTCAGCTTTCTAAATCCTTGAATGATTGTTACTGTTGTACTATATTTTATTACTGTAAAGGTGGAAAACAGCTCACGATGATGTATGGTGATGTTGATTCCCGGCCCGTAAGGGTACAAGCGGTATTTTATACGAGGAGCCATTATGAAGGTGCCCGGCAAGGATTCATCATCCGGCGGCATGGCGCCTGAAATAGGTGAAACACGCTATCCCGGACAGTTTGGAACGGCGCTCGAAGCGCTGTTCGCGTCCTATCCCGATGGCTGGTTTCTCCGGTCGGGCAGCGGGGAAATATACTCGTGTAACAGCGCTTTGTGCAATCTTACCGGTTACACGCATGATGAGCTGTGTTCGATGAATACTGGCGATCTCTTCCGGGACAGAATGTTCAAAAGCATCATGAACAGCCTGAAAGAGAAAAAAAAGTCGCCGGGCAGCGGAAATATCCGCATCGAGGGCATGTGTACGCGAAAAGACGGTACGCGCTTTCCCGCGGAAGTGACCGTGGCGCTCTGTGAAGGGAATGAATCCCTCCCGGCCTGTGTCATAGTGCGCGATATCACCCGCGAACGTATGGTTCACGATGAAAACCGGCAACTCCACGGTCAGCTCCGTCATGCGCAGACCATGGAAACGATCGGGCAGATGATCGGCGGTATATCGCACTACTTCAACAATGTTTTTACCGGGATACTCGGTAATCTGAGCCTTGCCGGGATCGATGCCCCGGAAGGGCTTTCGCCCTTCATCGGTAATGCCGCCCATGCGGCGGACAGGGCGCGGACTTTTACACGGCAGCTCCTTTCGCTGAGCCGTAAATCCGTCGTTGTCCTCGAACCGACAGACATCGGGGCGCTCATCGAGGATGTGGAATCGTTCGCACGGCTGACTTTCGACCGCCGAATCGAGATTGCAGTGGCGAAACCCGATGGTCTCCACTGTGTTCTTGCCGATGCGGCGTCGATTCACCATGTTCTGCTGAACCTCTGTATCAACGCCCGTGATGCAATCGAGGAAAAACATGTGACCCTTGCCGGGATGACCGAGCCGCGTATCACCATCGAGGCCCGCAATGAAACGATACCGGTCCGCTGCGATGCAGACCGTCGAAAAAGTCATGGTACCGGTCATCCTGATGCCCGTTCCGGCAGGCATGTCAGGATCACGGTTTCTGATAACGGATGCGGAATGGATGAAGAATCGATAAAACGGATATTCGAGCCGTACTACACCACAAAAGAACCCGGAAAAGGCACCGGTCTCGGGCTGACTGTCGCCCTTGAAACCATCAGGCAGCATAACGGCTGGATCGAATGCGCGAGCACCGCAGGGCAGGGATCCGCGTTTACGGTATATCTTCCCGCCACAAGCCTGAAAAAGGAGATTTCGGGGGAACGGAAAATCGTAGACCTGCCGCCCGGTACGGAAAGGATTCTGTTCGTCGATGATGAAGAAATGGTGAGAACGTTCGGAATTCTGACTCTTGAACGGCTCGGGTATTCGGTTCTGTCCGCTTCCAACGGCCGTGAGGCGCTCGACCTCTATATCAGGGAGCACGGCAGTATCGACCTGGTCATTCTCGATCTCGGGCTCCCTGTTTTATCCGGCCAGGAGCTTTTGAAGCACATACGGCTCATCAACCGTGATGTGACCGTTCTCGTATTGAGCGGGCATGATTTCGTGCATGACAGGGATGTATTCGGCGAGCTCCGGGCTGATGATTACATTCTCAAACCATTCACCATTTACGATCTCGCGGCGTCGGTCCGGGCAGTGCTCGACCGCAAATCGGGCCGATAGGTGATTACGAACTGTGAAAACCGAAAAATTCATAAATTGGTTATTCAAACAAAACATAAACTGACGAATGAGATTTTCAACGTTAAAATGTCATTCCCGTGAAAACGGGAATCCATCGCTAAATACATATAAAATAATGAGTTAAATGCTGGATTCCCAATTCATTTCATTCTTGGGAATGACAACACTTATATAATACGTCAGGAATTATAATCTGATTGATTAACCAGATTCTTAAAAAAAGGGTTGAAAGAGCGTAAAAACCGATAAATCATTAAAAAATACACTTCCTGATGATAATTATATATATTAAATCGAACAATCTCTGATAAAGACATCCACTTTCTGTTTAACTGACATTGCTCACCGCGGCTTGCCGGAGAAGGGTAAAAAAACCGCCATGGCAGAGAACTGTTCCGTTCTGGTCGTTGATGATGAAGATACTGTGCGAAGGCTCATCGCGAGACTCCTCGAAAAGATGGGCCATACCGTAACGGAGGCATCGGGATCGGACGAGGCTCTCGATATTATGAACAGCCGGTCGTTCGATATCCTTCTCACCGATCATAAGATGCCGGGGAAAAGCGGGCTCGATTTGCTGATTGAGACAAACAGACTGTATCCCGACATGGTAAAAATCATGTTCACCGGGATGGGGGGCCAGGACCTCTACCGTGAGCTGATAAACCGCGAGGCAGTCTTTTCGGTTCTGGAAAAACCGATCACGGGCGAGCTCCTCTCCGATACTGTTGAAAGGGCTTTTTCCTATCGCCTGAAACGTATCCGGGAAAGGAATGAGATTCGCGATCTTCAGGAAAAGTACCACACAATTTTCGATAATACCACCGATCTTATCCAGAGTATCGACACTCTCGGAAAATTCATCTACGTCAATCCCGCATGGCATAAAGTCATGGATTATGATCAGAAGGACCTTGCGGATATTACTCTTTTCGACCTCGTTCATGAGGATTACCGGCTAAAGATCATGGACACTGTCAGCAGTGTGATGACAGGTTCGATGACGGGCTCGTTCGATACGGTCATGATTTCCAAAAACGGTCTGCCCGTATTTCTCGAGGGAAGCGCCACCCCTCAGCGCCGTGACGGCAGCGTTGTCGCAATCGGGTTCATTTTCCGCGATGTGACTGAGCGACACCGCGCCGAGCAGGAAATACAGGCACGGCTCAGGCAGGAGACCATGATTGCCAGAATCGCGCACCTGCTTGCAAATGCCGATGAACCTCGTTTTGTATTTCCTTTCATCCTTGAAATTGTCGGTGAGTGTGCCCAGGCCGACCGTGCATACATCTATTCGCTCGACGAAGGAAAACAGGCATTTGAGAAAGTCGATACCTGGTGCGCCTCCCCGTATGCTCTGGACAGCCAATGGGACTATCTTGTCCCGTACGGCGAAATACCGGAGATTTACAAAAAAATCAGGGGTAAAGAGGTTATCGTTTACGAAACCATGGAGTCGATACGGCAGCCGGACCGCCGTTTTATGGAACAGCACATGATAGAGTCGAATCTTTTGTTCCCCATTCGCGCCGGAACAAGCACTGTGGGGATTCTCGGGTTCGATACCATACGGTTTCCACAGAGCTGGGAAGACAACGATATTTCGATGCTCAGGGCAGCGGTCGATATCATCGCCAACGCCTGGACCCGTCAGCAGGAAATCGATTTCAGGAAACAGAAAGAACGTGAGGCCGAACAATCACGGCTTCTCGTGATAAGAGCGGATCGTCTCGCCGCGGTGGGGACGATGACTACGGGTATTATTCATGAAATCACGCAGCCGCTCAACGCGATAAACGTATCCACCCAGACTATTCTCTACGGTCTTTCACGCGGCTGGCTGCTCGATGATACAAAGGTGACAAACAGCCTTAACCTGATTGTCGAACAGATCAGGCGAATGAACGACATCATCATCAATATGCGCGCGTTTGCCCGTGACGGGCTTCCGACGGCCCGTGAAATGGCAAACCTCAATGTCCAGGTCGAACGGGTTCATGTGATGCTCGGTGAACAGATGAAGGCTCATGGTATCGATTTTGAACTCAATCTCGGCGACATACCCGACAATGAGATGAACACACAGCAGATTCTTCAGGTTATTCTCAACCTCGTAACGAACGCCCGTCAGGCTGTGGATGAGATCGAGAACGATCAGAAAAAAATCATCGTTACCACAACGGTGGAAGATTCCATGGTTGTGTTCGAAATAAGCGATAACGGCCCCGGTGTTCCGTCCGTACTCCACGAAAAGATATTCGATCCGTTTTTCACCACAAAAGAAGTGGGGCAGGGCACCGGTCTGGGACTCTCGATAAGCAGCGGTATCGTTCATGATCATAACGGTATACTCGATATCAGGGATAACGAGATGGGCGGTGCAACGTTCATCATGAAACTTCCGTTCAGACAGAATAAAGGGTGAGGCCTGTGAATATCCTCCTTATTGACGATAATGACGCAATCCGGAAGAGCCTGAGTTTGTTTTTAACCGAGCTCGGACATGATGTTACCTGCGCCGAAAACGGCCAGGAAGGGCTTGCGCTGTTCAACCGGAAACAGTATCACCTTGTCTTTACCGACATCATGATGCCGAAGATGGATGGTTTTGAATTTCTGAATCATATTAAAAACGAGATGAAGAGCATGGTCGATGTGGTTATCGTCACCGGTCATGGCAATGTCGACAGCGCGATAACCGCCCTGAGGTCCGGGGCGTATGACTACCTGCAGAAGCCGGTCAATCTCGAAGAGCTCGAGGTTATCATAGATCGTGTTTCGGAGCACTTATCATTGAAGATGACCAACGAGGAGCTGACATCACGGTTCGAGGAAACCGTCAGGGAGCGTGTCATCGAAACCGAAAACCAGCTTGAAAAAATCCGCCGGGCCTTTCGTGACAATATCGGTTTGAATATTTCCATACATTCGAAAAAACTGGACGACCTGTACAAGCTCGCTGAAAAATTTCACAAGTCACCCTTGGTTCCCATAATCATTGAAGGCGAAACAGGCACGGGGAAAGAGCTTCTTGCCCGGTTCATCCATCATGGCAGCGAAATGGTGATGAAGCCGTTCATAGCACTCAACTGTGCCGCGATTCCGACAGAGCTCTTCGAGAGCGAGCTGTTCGGTCATGAGGCCGGAGCATTCACCGGCGCAAACGTGAGCTCGAAAAAGGGACAATTCGAGATTGCCGGTGATGGCACACTGCTTCTCGACGAGATCGGCGAAATGCCCCTGTCGACACAGGTCAAACTGCTGCGGGTTCTGGAAGAACGCGAGTATTACAGAGTCGGAGGTGTCAAGCGCATGACGCTGAAAGCCCGGATAATCGCTTCGACGAACAAATCCCTCGGCACCGAAGTTGAAAAAAACGCTTTCCGGCGTGACCTTTACCACCGTCTCAATGTCGGGTATCTGAGAATTCCCCCCTTACGGGAACGGACAGAGGAAATCGTGCCGCTGACATATGATTTTTTTGCTAAGGTCTGCGCCCGCCATGGTAAACAGAATAAAATACTGGGGCTGACTCCTGAGGCGGAACGGTTTCTGGAGCGGTTTTCCTGGCCCGGGAATGTACGGCAGCTGGAAAATGCCATCGAGCGTATCGTAATCATCCATGACGATCCCTATATCGATGTGGGACATTTCGCCTTCCTTGAACAGGGTGAGCCTGCTGCTCTTCAACGCGTTTCGGATTTTTCTTCCGCTGCTCAACCGGAAAACCTGAAAGATATCGGCAGCCCGGCGCACAGCAATACGGCGGATATGAATTATTATAAGCTCCCCAGTGAAGGAATCGATCTGGACGAGTTGATTACCAATCTCGTTAAAGAAGCACTGCGCATGGCCGATGGCAACAAAACACTTGCGGCAAAACTGCTTAATATTTCTCCAAGAACCATCGCACGCCGTCTGGAAAAATAACTTCCCCTGGCGGAAAACAATCCAGATTACTTAATCCGGTCTATTCATAAAATTTGATAGAACGCTGAGTTACACGGATTTGTTTTTTAATCAAGAGAATTCCTCGCAGCTTGCTACGGGGTAAAAAGCCCCCTTCCGTCACTTCGTGACACCTTCCCCCGTATCGGGGGCAGGTAACTATCGTAATCGTATCGATTTCCCTTGCCCCCTTTCAGGGGGAAAGGGATTAAGGGTTAGGGGGCCTGATCTGATACCTCGTAGTTTACTGCGGGGTAATTCATTATTCCTTATGAAAGATTATTAATTACAAAGGATAGTATATACAATTTTTTATATCTATTTATGTCTGAGTGTCTTTGTGGTTAAATATTTTCATAGATAATCCGTGTCACTTCCTGTCAGATGTGTCTTTACGCGTTTCTTAAGGCGAAAAGTCACGCTCATACAGTTCCGTAATGGACAAAACGCCGCCGCCAATTAGGACAAGATACAAAACGCTCTGTTTTGCCTGTTCAGAATACATCAATACCCTCAATCACATAAACTCCGTATCTCTTTGTCTCGGTGATAAATACGCCATTAATGGCAAAATTATATTTTGAATTTTTTAAAAATGGCCCGGTTATTGCTTTATACAGCGATTGCAACGAATAACCTGTATGTGTTATACAATAAAAAAAGACTGATCATGTAGTATGCACTTTTACCGTGTGCTTTTATTTAACAGGAGCGTTTCGTGAAAATCCTGCTTGTTGATGATGACATTTCAAGTGTGACAGCCCTTATGAATCTTCTGGAGCATGACCATGTGCTGAAGATTGCTTCGAACGGGTGCGATGGACTTGAGCAGTTCGATAAAAACTTTTATAACGTTGTAGTCACCGATATCATGATGCCGAAAATGAACGGTATACAATTACTCAAGGAAATCAGGGACAGAAATAAAGATACCTATGTAATCGTGCTGAGCGGTTATCTCACAGCGCATAATATTAAAACTGCGGAAGCCTATAATCCTTATGCTTTTTTCAGCAAACCTCTTGATGTCGAGCGTTTTATGAATGTCATCGAGGAGATAAAAAACGAGCTGTCGGCTGACCATGTTAAATAGTACCGGTTCATGTTGTAAACATAACCTGATAACCGCCAGGATAGAGTGATTATCCATAAACCATAACAAAAACATAATAAACCATAAACTACTCTGATTTTTTAGGTGAACGTTAAAGAGGGGACTTTCTCAGATGAACATATCGGAACTCATTGATGCTTTGGCCCAGGAAGCTCTTCTCCTCGACCCTCATAATCTGCAGGCATGTGGAAAGATGCTTTCTATTTTGGAAAAAATCGACAATCCAAAAGTCGAAAAGGTAAAAATAAAACTGACCGGATACCTTGAATCACTGATCATGAATGATATCGATGGACAGGCGCCACAACTCGAAACGATTATTGGTGCAGTGACAGAGATTCAGAACCGGCTCAAGGACGAGGGCTTCGAGGCTGAAGCGGTCGAGTCTGAAAAAACTCGGGCTGAAGAAAAAGATACTGAAGAAACCGATGCTGAAGAAACCGGGGCGGAAATCGCTGAAGAAGCTGTCGCTAAACAGGTAAAAATTCCTATGGAGCCGGAAAGCGAGCCCTCCGGCGGGATGGACGAACAGACAATAGAAGAGCCCGATCTTTTAAGGGATTTTATTGTTGAAGCCAATGAACATCTCGATTCCATTGAGCTCAATATGGTTGAATGGGAAAAGAGTCCGAACGACAAAGAAATCATCAATTCGATTTTCAGACCGTTTCACACGATAAAAGGTGTTGCCGGATTCCTGAATCTCCAGAAAGTAAACCGGCTTGCACACCAGCTCGAAAACCTGCTCGACGAAGCCCGTGACAACAGAATAAAGCTGAGCCCGAGTCTTTCGGATCTGATTTTCGATGGCGTCGACATACTCAAGTCCATGATAACCGCTCTGGATAAATGCATGGCAGCCAACGAACCTATCGTTTACGGTGTCAATATCGAGCCGTTCATACAGAGGCTGTCGATGTTCATTTCTTCGGGAATTGATGCGGGCGACCAGGCAGACACATCCGATGACGGAGAATTTGAAAATGCCCCTGTGCAGCCAATCGGCGAAATCCTTGTCAAGGAGGGCAAGGTCGGTATGGATGTTCTCCAGAAAACCCTGGAAAAACAGGCGGAATCGGGGACACAGAAAAAAATCGGCGAACTTCTCGTTGAGGAAAACGCCGTTACTGTCCGTGATGTTCGGGACGCTATCAGGAAACAGGTGGAACCGAACAAGCAGACCGCTGAAAAACATATCAAGGTCGATACCACGAAGATGGATCAGCTCCTCGATACGGTTGGTGAACTTGTCATTTCCGAAACCATGGTGACACACAATCCCAATATTTTGAGAATCACCGATCAGCGTCTTGTCCGCGATCTCGCGCAGCTCCAGAGGGTGACCATGACGCTCCAGAGTATTTCCATGTCGATGCGTCTTGTTCCGATCGGAGCGACATTCCAGAAAATGAACCGTATTGTACGGGACCTCGCCAAAAAATCCGGGAAACATATCAATCTGGTGCTGGACGGCCAGTCTGCTGAAATAGACCGCAACATGGTCGAGGAGCTCTATGATCCCCTCGTGCATATGGTGCGGAATTCATGCGACCATGGGATCAAGAAACCGGAAGAGCGTACGGCAAATGGGAAACCGCCCGAAGGCACCATTATTCTCAAAGCCGAGCATACCGGAGGGAAGGTGGCAATTTCCATATCCGATGACGGTGACGGCCTCGACCGTGAAAGAATTCTCCAGAAAGCCCGTGAAAAAGGAATCATCAAGCCCGAAGAACGGCCGGATGACAAGGAAATCGATCATCTCATTTTTATGCCGGGTTTTTCCACCGCGCAGCAGGTAACCGATGTTTCCGGACGCGGTGTCGGTATGGATGTGGTCAGGAAAGCCATTGAAAAACTCCGCGGCACGGTCGAAATTCATTCGAAAAAGGGCGAAGGAACAACATTCATCATCAAACTTCCCCTCACGACAGCTATCATTGACGGCATGCTCGTTCAGATAGGCGAGGAACGCTATATCATTCCGACTCTCTCGGTCCGTCAGCTCGTAAGACCGGAAGAACAGGAAATCAATACGGTCGTAGGGCGTGGTAAGACGGCCATGATACGCGGAAAACTGCTCCCCCTCATAAAACTTTCGGAAGTTCTGGGTATCGAAAATGGCCAGAAGGATACTTCCGAATCGGTTCTCGTTGTGGTCGAGGACAGCGAACGGGTGGTTGCCCTCCAGGTGGACTCGCTTCTGGGCAAACAGGAAGTTGTCATCAAAACGCTCGGCGAGCAGTTCAAGGACCTCAAGGGAGTTGCCGGCGGCGCAATCCTCGGCGACGGGAAAATCGGGCTTATCCTGGATGTCCGGAGCATCATCAACTCCGATGAAATAGCGGTAGGTATAGGATAATCGCCCATAAGAATAATCTGTTTGCCGGAAGATAACGTTCATCAGAATATATATGTTTCAATAATAACGGATGTTTCAAATATAAATAAATAATTTTATCTTTCAGAAAAAAGGAGTGATTACCATGGACGATGTCAGAAAGAGCTCAACAGAGACTCTCACCAATCTGGAGAATATCCAGGGAAAGTATCTGACTTTCAAGCTTGCCGATGAGGAATACGGGCTGGAAATCCTGAAAGTGAAAGAAATAATCGGCATGATGGCAGTAACGACTCTTCCACGGACACCGAAGTATGTAAAAGGTGTGATTAACCTTCGCGGGAAAGTCATCCCTGTAATCGATCTCAGGCTGAAGTTCGGACTTGACGAAAAGGTATATGATGAAAAAACCTGTATCATCGTCGTGGAAATCGGCGAAAGCGGTGTGAACGCCCATATGGGGATTATTGTCGATGCGGTATCCGAGGTCCTCAATGTTACTATCGATGAGCTCGAACCTACGCCGCGTTTCGGTGTGGCGCTTGATACCGATTATATCCTCGGCATGGCAAAGGGCAAGGGGACGGTTCGGACGCTGCTCGATATCAACAAGGTTCTCACCGCCGAAGAACTGAGCCTCTTAACGGAAAAAATATAAGAAGCCCCGGTTTTATGAGGGACGGCCATATCGATCATCACCCTGTCATAACAATGCACGTACCTGCAATAATTGTGCGCTGAAAAACCGATGGGTACAGGACATTCATCTGTCCGATTTATGGCAGCCAAACAGATTGCAGGGAAGAATTCTGAAAAGTATGTGAACTTTTCAGTGTCGGAGGGGATTGCTGTTCCTTATCCGAAAAATACCTGAAACAGCGAATTTTTTTGGAGAATGAAATAATGAATTCTGGCGTTCAGAAAGGGCATAGCTTCGAACTCCGTGACAGCGAGTATAAAAAACTGGCTGACATTGTTTACCGGTGTGCGGGGATAAGCCTCGGTGATAATAAAAAAGAGCTTGTCCATGCGCGGCTCAGCAAGATACTGAGAAAACGTGAAATAGCCGGTTTTTCGGAATACATGTCAATTTTAAGTAATGACAAAACAGGGGACGAACTTATTTCCCTGCTCGATGCAATCTCCACAAATGTTACCCATTTCTTCCGCGAATCGGAACATTTCACGTTTTTCAACGAGACCTTTTCCGATAAAGGGCACGATGGGAATCTCCGGATATGGAGCGCAGGGTGTTCGAGCGGTGAGGAGCCGTATTCGATAGCCATAACGCTGCGGGAAAATATTCTGAAAGAAAAATCCCCGATGCCCTACATTCTTGCCACTGACCTTTCAACAAAAGTTCTCGACAGGGCAACAAGCGGCCTGTATCCCATGAAGGCAATTGAAAACCTTCAGGCCGCCCTGAAGAAAAAGTATTTTCTGAAGGGAAAAGGGGAATTCGCGGGAATGATAAAAGTGAAAAAAGCAATTACGAGCATGGTTACTTTTCAGAGACTCAATCTTATAGAGCCGTTCCAGTTCAGCAAGAAATTTGACGTTATTTTTTGCAGAAATGTCATGATATATTTCGATAATGAAACACGGAGCAGCATAGTCAGGAAGTATTATGATGCCCTCCATCCGGGAGGATACCTCATCATCGGACATTCGGAGAGCCTGAATGGTGTCGATCATTCATTCAAATACATCAAGCCTACTATTTACAGGAAATTATAAATATGATTGGTGAGCGGGGGAAGGTATTGACCATCGGTGTTGCTGACATGAAGATATCGGATGATCCATTGTCGACTCTGGTGACATATTCGCTCGGTTCGTGCCTCGGGATTATTGTCTACGATCCGGTTGTGAAGGTTGGAGGGCTCCTGCATGCCATGCTTCCGGAAGCTAATGACGAGAAAAGGAAACAGGGTTTCAATCCTTATAAGTATATTGATACGGGAGTTCCCATACTCTTTAAGGAGGCATACAAATACGGTGCGCTGAAACACCGTTTACAGATAACCGTCGCGGGCGGATCGCAGATTCTGGACGAGTCAGGGTTTTTCAACATCGGGAAAAGAAATCTGGCAACACTCAGAAAGCTTTTCTGGAAGAACGGTGTTATGATAGATAAAGAACATGTCGAGGGTTCTGTTTCCAGGACAGTCCGGATCGATCTTAATACCGGTCAGGTTAAAATCAAGCTGGGCTGGGGAGAGGAAATTCAATTATGAAAGATTTACAGCACATTATAGGGAAAATAGATTATTTGCCTCCGTTCCCTTCTGTTGTCGCCAGAGCGCTTTCCATGCTGGACAGTCCGAAGGTTAAACCGGAACAGATTGTCGAAGTGATCAAGTTCGATCCGGGGATTGCAACGAATATTTTGCGGTTGTGCAACTCGAGCTATTTTGGCCTTAACCGTTCGATCACCAGCCTTCAGGAAGCGTTGATATATATCGGGCTTGCGCGGTTCAGGGAAATCCTTGTTCTTTCGGGAACGCGGCAGTTTTTTGAGAAAAAGTCCCCCGGTTACGAAATGAGAAAAGGCGAGCTCTGGAGATTTGCCCTGGCATCCTCGGTCACCGCGAAAGAGCTGTCAAAGATCATTCCGGTCGACAACAGCGAGTCAGTATTTCTGGCGGCGCTTCTCCATGACCTTGGCAAACTGGTTCTCAGCGAGTTTATTACCGATTCATGGAACATGATCCATGAAAAGGTCGAACATCAGGGTTTAACATTTATCGATGCTGAAAAAGAAGTCGTGGGCATCGATCATGCGGAGCTCGGCGCCATGATCCTTGAAACATGGGGATTTCCACCGGCGGTAATCAATGCGGTGAGAAAACATCACAGACCCCTTGAAGACGATGATACCGTGCTCGATGATATTGTGAAAATATCGGTCACCCTGACCATGATGATGGGTTACGGGACATCGGTTGACGGTCTCGCGTATCATGGCTTTGACGAGGTCTGCCGCCGTAATAATCTCCACACCGATATGTTGGACAGAGTGATGGGAGAGTCGCTCGAAATAATAAATGAAGTTGAATCAGACTATGGAATATGTATTCTGGAGGATTCCTGAAATGGCACTGAAGGTTCTGGTTGTGGATGACTCCGATGTTATGCGTAAAATCGTAAAACGTGTACTGGGGCTCTCAGGATTCGAAATCGATACAATATATGATGCCGCCAACGGTGATGAGGCGCTCATGGTGCTTGTGGATAATGAGGTCGATGTTGTGCTCACCGATATAAACATGCCGGTGATGAGC from bacterium harbors:
- a CDS encoding chemotaxis protein CheD, giving the protein MIGERGKVLTIGVADMKISDDPLSTLVTYSLGSCLGIIVYDPVVKVGGLLHAMLPEANDEKRKQGFNPYKYIDTGVPILFKEAYKYGALKHRLQITVAGGSQILDESGFFNIGKRNLATLRKLFWKNGVMIDKEHVEGSVSRTVRIDLNTGQVKIKLGWGEEIQL
- a CDS encoding response regulator, coding for MIGGISHYFNNVFTGILGNLSLAGIDAPEGLSPFIGNAAHAADRARTFTRQLLSLSRKSVVVLEPTDIGALIEDVESFARLTFDRRIEIAVAKPDGLHCVLADAASIHHVLLNLCINARDAIEEKHVTLAGMTEPRITIEARNETIPVRCDADRRKSHGTGHPDARSGRHVRITVSDNGCGMDEESIKRIFEPYYTTKEPGKGTGLGLTVALETIRQHNGWIECASTAGQGSAFTVYLPATSLKKEISGERKIVDLPPGTERILFVDDEEMVRTFGILTLERLGYSVLSASNGREALDLYIREHGSIDLVILDLGLPVLSGQELLKHIRLINRDVTVLVLSGHDFVHDRDVFGELRADDYILKPFTIYDLAASVRAVLDRKSGR
- a CDS encoding chemotaxis protein CheA, whose amino-acid sequence is MNISELIDALAQEALLLDPHNLQACGKMLSILEKIDNPKVEKVKIKLTGYLESLIMNDIDGQAPQLETIIGAVTEIQNRLKDEGFEAEAVESEKTRAEEKDTEETDAEETGAEIAEEAVAKQVKIPMEPESEPSGGMDEQTIEEPDLLRDFIVEANEHLDSIELNMVEWEKSPNDKEIINSIFRPFHTIKGVAGFLNLQKVNRLAHQLENLLDEARDNRIKLSPSLSDLIFDGVDILKSMITALDKCMAANEPIVYGVNIEPFIQRLSMFISSGIDAGDQADTSDDGEFENAPVQPIGEILVKEGKVGMDVLQKTLEKQAESGTQKKIGELLVEENAVTVRDVRDAIRKQVEPNKQTAEKHIKVDTTKMDQLLDTVGELVISETMVTHNPNILRITDQRLVRDLAQLQRVTMTLQSISMSMRLVPIGATFQKMNRIVRDLAKKSGKHINLVLDGQSAEIDRNMVEELYDPLVHMVRNSCDHGIKKPEERTANGKPPEGTIILKAEHTGGKVAISISDDGDGLDRERILQKAREKGIIKPEERPDDKEIDHLIFMPGFSTAQQVTDVSGRGVGMDVVRKAIEKLRGTVEIHSKKGEGTTFIIKLPLTTAIIDGMLVQIGEERYIIPTLSVRQLVRPEEQEINTVVGRGKTAMIRGKLLPLIKLSEVLGIENGQKDTSESVLVVVEDSERVVALQVDSLLGKQEVVIKTLGEQFKDLKGVAGGAILGDGKIGLILDVRSIINSDEIAVGIG
- a CDS encoding response regulator — its product is MAENCSVLVVDDEDTVRRLIARLLEKMGHTVTEASGSDEALDIMNSRSFDILLTDHKMPGKSGLDLLIETNRLYPDMVKIMFTGMGGQDLYRELINREAVFSVLEKPITGELLSDTVERAFSYRLKRIRERNEIRDLQEKYHTIFDNTTDLIQSIDTLGKFIYVNPAWHKVMDYDQKDLADITLFDLVHEDYRLKIMDTVSSVMTGSMTGSFDTVMISKNGLPVFLEGSATPQRRDGSVVAIGFIFRDVTERHRAEQEIQARLRQETMIARIAHLLANADEPRFVFPFILEIVGECAQADRAYIYSLDEGKQAFEKVDTWCASPYALDSQWDYLVPYGEIPEIYKKIRGKEVIVYETMESIRQPDRRFMEQHMIESNLLFPIRAGTSTVGILGFDTIRFPQSWEDNDISMLRAAVDIIANAWTRQQEIDFRKQKEREAEQSRLLVIRADRLAAVGTMTTGIIHEITQPLNAINVSTQTILYGLSRGWLLDDTKVTNSLNLIVEQIRRMNDIIINMRAFARDGLPTAREMANLNVQVERVHVMLGEQMKAHGIDFELNLGDIPDNEMNTQQILQVILNLVTNARQAVDEIENDQKKIIVTTTVEDSMVVFEISDNGPGVPSVLHEKIFDPFFTTKEVGQGTGLGLSISSGIVHDHNGILDIRDNEMGGATFIMKLPFRQNKG
- a CDS encoding response regulator → MKILLVDDDISSVTALMNLLEHDHVLKIASNGCDGLEQFDKNFYNVVVTDIMMPKMNGIQLLKEIRDRNKDTYVIVLSGYLTAHNIKTAEAYNPYAFFSKPLDVERFMNVIEEIKNELSADHVK
- a CDS encoding protein-glutamate O-methyltransferase CheR → MNSGVQKGHSFELRDSEYKKLADIVYRCAGISLGDNKKELVHARLSKILRKREIAGFSEYMSILSNDKTGDELISLLDAISTNVTHFFRESEHFTFFNETFSDKGHDGNLRIWSAGCSSGEEPYSIAITLRENILKEKSPMPYILATDLSTKVLDRATSGLYPMKAIENLQAALKKKYFLKGKGEFAGMIKVKKAITSMVTFQRLNLIEPFQFSKKFDVIFCRNVMIYFDNETRSSIVRKYYDALHPGGYLIIGHSESLNGVDHSFKYIKPTIYRKL
- a CDS encoding chemotaxis protein CheW, with translation MDDVRKSSTETLTNLENIQGKYLTFKLADEEYGLEILKVKEIIGMMAVTTLPRTPKYVKGVINLRGKVIPVIDLRLKFGLDEKVYDEKTCIIVVEIGESGVNAHMGIIVDAVSEVLNVTIDELEPTPRFGVALDTDYILGMAKGKGTVRTLLDINKVLTAEELSLLTEKI
- a CDS encoding sigma-54 dependent transcriptional regulator, with product MNILLIDDNDAIRKSLSLFLTELGHDVTCAENGQEGLALFNRKQYHLVFTDIMMPKMDGFEFLNHIKNEMKSMVDVVIVTGHGNVDSAITALRSGAYDYLQKPVNLEELEVIIDRVSEHLSLKMTNEELTSRFEETVRERVIETENQLEKIRRAFRDNIGLNISIHSKKLDDLYKLAEKFHKSPLVPIIIEGETGTGKELLARFIHHGSEMVMKPFIALNCAAIPTELFESELFGHEAGAFTGANVSSKKGQFEIAGDGTLLLDEIGEMPLSTQVKLLRVLEEREYYRVGGVKRMTLKARIIASTNKSLGTEVEKNAFRRDLYHRLNVGYLRIPPLRERTEEIVPLTYDFFAKVCARHGKQNKILGLTPEAERFLERFSWPGNVRQLENAIERIVIIHDDPYIDVGHFAFLEQGEPAALQRVSDFSSAAQPENLKDIGSPAHSNTADMNYYKLPSEGIDLDELITNLVKEALRMADGNKTLAAKLLNISPRTIARRLEK